The following are from one region of the Pseudomonadota bacterium genome:
- a CDS encoding MoaD/ThiS family protein, translating to MRVFLSSHLRDYTGGRAEIGGAGGNLIGLMDDLDRQYPGLKFRLVDEQGRLRPHLNVFVNQLPIRDLRKRLSADDRIDILAALSGG from the coding sequence ATGCGCGTCTTCCTGTCCTCCCACCTCAGGGATTACACGGGCGGCCGCGCCGAGATCGGGGGAGCCGGAGGCAACCTGATAGGGCTTATGGACGATCTCGATCGGCAATATCCCGGTCTCAAGTTTCGCCTGGTCGACGAGCAGGGACGGCTGCGCCCGCACCTCAACGTCTTCGTCAACCAGTTGCCGATCCGCGACCTTCGCAAGCGCCTCTCGGCAGACGATCGGATCGATATCCTGGCGGCGCTGAGCGGCGGATGA